In the Siphonobacter curvatus genome, one interval contains:
- a CDS encoding DUF4301 family protein encodes MFSTKDLEQIEAKGIEVQTVESQIQYFVNGFPWMNLTRAATPKDGILQLSDEQIQAALDTYETYVPTLRIVKFVPASGAATRMFKSLFGFLEGGKSDKSVDQFFERLPAFAFYDDLKAALAKDGLDIETADQQTIAEYFLTGKGLDYGSLPKGLLKFHRYAEENRTPVEEHLVEGASYARSKGEVAIHFTVSPEHKAKFKELISEKAPEYAERHNLNFVIDFSEQKASTDTIAVNLDNTPFVDKNGGLLFRPAGHGALLANLNDVEADLVFIKNIDNVVPDRLKNTTTIYKRAIAGTLLQTRERIFGYLNRLDSGDTSQALMAEIDEFLRRVLCVEPVEGFYEWSVEKVVAYFRTKLNRPIRVCGMVQNVGEPGGGPFWAKSSDGTSQLQVVESAQVDMDDEEQKNKFLKATHFNPVDLVCSWTDYTGKAFDLLKYRDPQTGFITQKSKDGKDLKAQELPGLWNGSMADWNTLFVEVPLITFNPVKTVNDLLRDEHKA; translated from the coding sequence ATGTTTTCTACCAAAGATTTAGAGCAAATTGAAGCCAAAGGTATTGAAGTCCAAACGGTTGAAAGCCAGATTCAATACTTCGTCAATGGATTCCCCTGGATGAATCTAACCCGTGCCGCTACCCCTAAAGACGGCATTCTGCAATTATCGGACGAGCAAATCCAGGCCGCTCTGGATACCTACGAAACTTACGTACCTACCTTACGGATTGTCAAATTTGTACCCGCTTCAGGAGCTGCCACACGGATGTTCAAATCCTTGTTTGGATTCCTGGAGGGCGGAAAATCGGATAAGTCAGTCGATCAGTTTTTTGAGCGGTTACCGGCGTTTGCTTTCTATGACGACTTGAAAGCAGCGCTAGCCAAAGACGGTCTTGACATCGAAACGGCGGATCAGCAAACCATTGCGGAATACTTCCTCACGGGCAAAGGTCTGGATTATGGTTCATTGCCCAAAGGATTGTTGAAATTTCACCGCTACGCCGAAGAAAATCGTACCCCGGTGGAAGAACACCTGGTCGAAGGAGCAAGCTACGCTCGTTCCAAAGGCGAAGTAGCCATTCATTTCACGGTATCGCCCGAGCATAAGGCCAAATTCAAGGAACTGATCTCGGAGAAAGCTCCCGAATACGCCGAGCGGCACAACCTGAATTTTGTTATTGATTTTTCAGAACAAAAAGCCTCTACCGATACCATTGCGGTTAATCTGGACAATACGCCTTTTGTCGATAAGAATGGCGGCCTGTTGTTCCGTCCGGCGGGTCACGGTGCCTTGCTGGCTAACCTCAATGACGTAGAAGCGGATCTGGTATTTATCAAGAACATTGATAACGTTGTACCGGATCGCCTTAAAAATACAACCACGATTTACAAAAGGGCCATCGCCGGGACGTTACTGCAAACGCGGGAACGCATTTTCGGTTATTTAAACCGACTCGACAGTGGAGACACGAGTCAGGCGTTAATGGCGGAAATCGATGAGTTCTTACGCCGCGTCCTGTGCGTAGAGCCGGTAGAAGGTTTCTACGAATGGTCCGTTGAAAAAGTAGTAGCGTATTTCCGTACTAAACTGAACCGACCCATCCGGGTTTGCGGCATGGTACAGAACGTAGGCGAGCCGGGCGGTGGACCTTTCTGGGCCAAAAGCTCCGATGGTACTAGCCAACTGCAAGTGGTAGAGTCCGCTCAGGTAGACATGGATGATGAGGAACAGAAGAATAAATTCCTGAAAGCGACGCACTTTAATCCGGTAGATTTGGTCTGCTCCTGGACCGATTACACGGGAAAAGCCTTTGATCTGTTGAAGTACCGCGATCCGCAAACGGGCTTTATTACGCAGAAATCCAAAGATGGCAAAGACCTGAAAGCTCAGGAATTACCCGGACTTTGGAACGGTTCCATGGCCGATTGGAATACGCTGTTCGTAGAAGTACCCCTGATCACCTTCAATCCGGTGAAAACGGTAAACGATCTGTTGCGTGACGAACACAAAGCATAA
- a CDS encoding nucleoside deaminase codes for MAVAMQLAQEAADAGEIPVGAVVVSNRRIIGKGSNQTERLKDVTAHAEILALTAATQHLGSKFLRDCTLYVTLEPCVMCAGALYWAQLGRLVYGAADEKRGYSKAGSLLHPKTRVTSGILREETEAQLVEFFRKLRQF; via the coding sequence ATGGCGGTAGCCATGCAGCTAGCTCAAGAGGCGGCTGACGCCGGTGAAATTCCAGTGGGGGCCGTAGTCGTTTCTAACCGTCGTATTATTGGAAAAGGCAGTAACCAGACGGAACGCCTGAAAGATGTGACGGCTCATGCGGAAATTCTGGCATTAACGGCCGCTACGCAACATCTGGGATCGAAGTTTCTCCGCGACTGCACGCTGTACGTAACCCTCGAACCCTGCGTGATGTGTGCCGGAGCCTTGTACTGGGCTCAATTGGGAAGACTGGTGTACGGAGCAGCCGATGAAAAAAGAGGCTATTCGAAAGCCGGTTCTTTGCTGCATCCCAAAACCCGCGTTACCAGCGGTATTTTGCGGGAAGAAACCGAAGCCCAGCTCGTCGAGTTTTTCCGTAAACTACGTCAGTTTTAG
- a CDS encoding carotenoid biosynthesis protein: MKTLLARLHSYEPIIRLILALMYITGLVGLHMSASEDVFRLLVPFHLITTGVLLLLFQESPTRSFWLFCLSIFLMGYGVEVAGVHTGVIFGEYWYGATLGLKVFEVPLTIGLNWLVLTIGAGMLWQERPLPRAVRATLAAACMVFLDVLLEPVAIRFDFWHWKNEQIPLQNFLAWALVAWVFCLLFEFVRFPKMNRLAAYLFVLQVLFFATHRLLLLLQ, translated from the coding sequence ATGAAAACCTTGCTTGCCCGCCTGCATTCTTATGAGCCCATCATTCGGCTGATCCTGGCTTTGATGTACATCACTGGTTTGGTTGGTCTTCACATGTCTGCTAGCGAAGATGTATTCCGGTTGCTGGTTCCTTTTCACTTGATTACTACCGGCGTGTTGTTATTGCTTTTTCAGGAATCGCCTACCCGTTCGTTCTGGCTTTTCTGTCTGTCCATCTTTTTGATGGGATACGGCGTGGAAGTAGCAGGCGTACATACGGGCGTGATTTTCGGCGAATACTGGTACGGAGCTACGCTGGGTTTGAAAGTATTCGAAGTACCCTTAACCATTGGCCTCAACTGGCTGGTTCTAACCATCGGAGCGGGTATGCTATGGCAGGAACGGCCCTTGCCTAGGGCTGTACGGGCCACCTTGGCGGCAGCCTGCATGGTTTTTCTGGATGTGCTACTAGAGCCCGTAGCCATTCGGTTTGATTTCTGGCACTGGAAAAACGAACAGATTCCGCTCCAGAACTTCCTGGCCTGGGCTCTGGTAGCCTGGGTGTTTTGCCTGCTTTTTGAGTTCGTTCGCTTTCCCAAAATGAACCGCCTGGCGGCTTACCTTTTTGTGCTTCAGG
- a CDS encoding RidA family protein, producing MSSRQNILSGSPWEDRVGYCRAVRIGNLIEVAGTVAIVDGETVRADDAYAQTKNIIERIAKVLEEAGASLSDVVRTRMFTTDISKFDDIGRAHGEFFRDIKPVTAMYEIRKLVAQEYLIEIEFTAVVA from the coding sequence ATGTCTTCACGTCAGAATATTCTCTCGGGTTCACCCTGGGAAGATCGGGTCGGTTACTGCCGGGCCGTACGAATCGGCAATCTCATTGAAGTCGCCGGTACAGTTGCCATTGTCGATGGTGAAACCGTACGGGCCGACGATGCGTACGCTCAAACCAAAAATATCATTGAGCGTATTGCGAAGGTTCTGGAAGAAGCCGGAGCCAGTCTGAGCGACGTCGTACGTACCCGCATGTTTACGACTGATATCAGCAAATTCGACGACATTGGGCGGGCTCACGGTGAGTTTTTCCGAGATATTAAACCGGTAACGGCCATGTACGAAATTCGGAAACTGGTCGCTCAGGAGTATCTGATTGAAATTGAATTTACGGCAGTAGTAGCATAA
- a CDS encoding PE-PGRS family protein yields MTSYRLIIFLGLLVGFTACDQLFPGPSENTSFGSAVSRGVLNNADIYEASGLAVSRHQPNFIWTHNDSGDPNRIFLLDATNAQWKATVTVENATNLDWEDMAAAVRDGVPTLYVGDTGDNLNQYSTHAIYRFPEPNPATLSGNVSVSNVERITYRYPDGQWDAEALMVDPQTLDIYIISKVSSGTHLYRLPYPQSTTEVITAETVASLSQSTITAADISPDGQEILMKDYLTVYYWKRNAGESIAQTMQRSARVMPYFPEPQGEAIAFATDRSGYYTLSEDRNNIRAHLYFYPRK; encoded by the coding sequence ATGACTTCTTATCGATTGATTATTTTTTTAGGCTTACTCGTCGGTTTTACCGCTTGTGATCAGCTGTTTCCGGGGCCTTCGGAAAACACTTCTTTCGGCTCAGCGGTGAGTCGGGGGGTGCTCAATAATGCTGATATATACGAAGCTTCGGGCCTTGCGGTCAGTCGGCACCAGCCCAATTTTATCTGGACGCACAACGATTCCGGTGACCCCAACCGCATTTTTCTACTGGATGCGACCAATGCCCAGTGGAAAGCCACCGTCACGGTAGAAAATGCCACCAATCTCGACTGGGAAGATATGGCCGCGGCCGTTCGGGATGGAGTCCCCACGCTCTATGTAGGCGATACGGGCGATAACCTCAACCAGTATTCCACCCATGCCATTTACCGTTTCCCGGAGCCAAATCCGGCAACATTGTCGGGAAACGTTTCCGTATCCAACGTTGAACGCATTACCTATCGCTATCCCGATGGTCAGTGGGACGCGGAAGCCCTGATGGTGGATCCTCAAACGCTGGATATTTACATCATCTCCAAGGTTTCTTCGGGTACTCACTTGTACCGTCTGCCTTACCCGCAATCAACCACGGAAGTGATTACGGCGGAAACCGTCGCCAGCCTTTCCCAAAGTACCATTACCGCCGCTGATATTTCGCCCGATGGTCAGGAAATCCTTATGAAAGATTATCTCACCGTGTACTATTGGAAACGAAACGCGGGTGAAAGTATCGCTCAAACCATGCAGCGTTCGGCCCGGGTGATGCCCTATTTTCCCGAACCCCAGGGCGAAGCAATCGCTTTTGCTACGGACCGCTCCGGCTACTATACCCTGAGTGAAGATCGGAATAATATTCGGGCTCATTTGTACTTTTATCCCCGCAAATAA
- a CDS encoding superoxide dismutase, with protein sequence MAFELAPLPYAADALEPHFDAQTMTIHHDRHHQTYVTNLNNAVAGTELEGKTLEDLLKNVGQLSPAVRNNGGGHWNHTFFWNILSPSGGGSPKGDLAKAIDAKFGSFDALKEEFKKAATGRFGSGWAWLIVGEDGELAVTSTPNQDNPLMDVAEKKGKSIIGLDVWEHAYYLKYQNKRPDYIDAFWNVVSWDVAETNYQSAK encoded by the coding sequence ATGGCTTTTGAACTTGCTCCTCTTCCCTATGCGGCAGACGCGTTAGAGCCCCACTTCGATGCTCAAACCATGACGATTCACCATGATCGTCACCACCAGACGTACGTTACCAACCTCAACAATGCCGTTGCCGGTACTGAACTCGAAGGAAAAACACTGGAAGATCTTCTCAAGAACGTAGGTCAGTTATCGCCCGCTGTACGGAACAATGGCGGTGGTCACTGGAATCATACATTTTTCTGGAATATTCTTTCTCCCAGCGGCGGCGGTAGCCCCAAGGGTGATTTAGCGAAGGCCATTGATGCCAAATTTGGCTCTTTTGATGCCTTGAAAGAAGAATTTAAAAAAGCCGCTACGGGTCGTTTTGGCTCTGGCTGGGCTTGGTTAATCGTGGGTGAAGACGGCGAACTCGCCGTGACTTCAACGCCTAATCAGGATAACCCACTGATGGACGTAGCCGAGAAAAAAGGCAAATCCATCATCGGTTTGGACGTTTGGGAACACGCCTATTACCTGAAGTACCAAAATAAACGCCCGGATTACATCGATGCCTTCTGGAATGTAGTAAGCTGGGATGTTGCTGAAACTAACTATCAATCAGCGAAATAA